Proteins encoded in a region of the Cytobacillus pseudoceanisediminis genome:
- a CDS encoding VanW family protein, with translation MSKRKWGISLLLIVCFIGLAGCSGKVAGDNELEKKTAERAKEDEEKSKEEAKEEEQAKEEEKKEEVKPVVVNVIDPNTKAVLKTFSPAEMGFGGEDEKYKAELAQWAKEIARGTDAKQGYDQRMTLDKLGPDGKIIKGQPEIILEESELVQRIIDSSVSGGDVELPLYVSESGYDPADVPYLGEVVVASYTTRFNSGVAGRTKNIELSAEAINNIILGVGDHFSFNTTVGPSDEAHGYQPAEEAINGKLVMGIGGGICQTSSTLFNAVDKVGVSYVEKHHHSVTVGYVPKGRDATVSYGGKDFRFENTTGIPLLVKANFGNGVLTIEIRTAKKYEGLLKKAV, from the coding sequence ATGAGTAAGCGAAAATGGGGAATATCACTTTTGTTGATTGTCTGTTTCATAGGATTAGCCGGGTGTTCAGGTAAAGTTGCCGGCGATAATGAGCTGGAGAAAAAGACAGCGGAAAGGGCTAAAGAAGATGAAGAAAAGTCCAAAGAGGAGGCAAAAGAAGAGGAGCAGGCCAAAGAGGAAGAAAAGAAGGAAGAAGTAAAACCGGTTGTGGTCAATGTGATCGATCCCAATACAAAAGCAGTACTTAAAACCTTCAGCCCTGCTGAGATGGGCTTTGGAGGTGAAGATGAAAAATATAAGGCAGAACTTGCCCAATGGGCTAAAGAAATAGCACGGGGCACGGATGCAAAGCAAGGGTATGATCAAAGAATGACCCTTGATAAATTAGGTCCGGATGGGAAAATTATTAAGGGGCAGCCTGAAATTATCCTTGAAGAAAGTGAATTGGTGCAGAGGATTATTGATTCGTCTGTAAGCGGAGGCGATGTCGAACTGCCGCTCTATGTATCTGAAAGTGGATATGACCCTGCAGATGTACCCTATCTGGGTGAAGTGGTCGTTGCGTCATATACAACCCGTTTTAACAGTGGTGTGGCAGGCAGAACAAAAAATATTGAACTCTCTGCAGAAGCCATCAATAATATTATTCTAGGTGTCGGAGATCATTTTTCTTTTAATACAACTGTGGGTCCCAGTGATGAAGCTCATGGATATCAGCCTGCTGAAGAAGCCATTAATGGCAAGCTCGTGATGGGCATTGGCGGCGGTATTTGCCAAACATCCTCCACACTTTTCAATGCCGTCGATAAAGTCGGGGTCAGCTATGTCGAAAAACACCACCATTCCGTGACGGTGGGCTATGTCCCTAAGGGCAGGGATGCAACCGTGTCCTATGGAGGAAAAGACTTCAGATTTGAAAATACTACGGGCATCCCTCTTCTTGTAAAAGCAAACTTTGGAAATGGTGTTTTAACGATTGAAATCAGAACAGCAAAAAAATATGAAGGATTACTGAAGAAAGCAGTATGA
- a CDS encoding TIGR03943 family putative permease subunit, producing the protein MKIHFQQALRALILLAFCGLIFQLHYTGDITKYINPKYVRLSQSASILFLFLFFIQITRIWSSKREKEDHEHHHGEDCCHHDDHSCSHHHDHGDTPFTGKKLLSYSIILFPLLTGFFLPARTLDASIAEKKGGLAILGNQKQEVNTSAGSEESDFDLEDYSFEEELEEVEELEHDLSVNEEVEEISNEEFEQLKKDLYSASAIKMDDKVFSLYYEEISKDIDKFIGREIEFQGFIYKEEGLASNQLVISRFLITHCVADASMIGFLSEMEEAPELYDNMWVKVSGVIDKASYNGTELPLIKIKEWKEIEEPFIPYLYPLTIKIL; encoded by the coding sequence ATGAAAATCCATTTTCAGCAGGCATTGAGGGCGCTGATTCTACTGGCTTTTTGCGGACTGATTTTTCAGCTTCATTATACAGGCGATATAACCAAATATATTAATCCGAAGTATGTCCGCTTAAGTCAATCCGCTTCCATACTGTTTTTATTTTTATTTTTTATTCAGATTACCAGGATATGGAGTTCCAAAAGAGAAAAAGAGGATCACGAACACCATCACGGCGAGGATTGCTGCCACCATGACGATCATAGCTGTTCTCATCACCATGATCATGGTGATACACCGTTTACAGGTAAAAAGCTGCTTTCATACTCTATTATATTATTTCCACTTTTAACAGGATTCTTCTTACCCGCGAGGACGCTTGATGCTTCAATTGCTGAAAAGAAAGGCGGGCTGGCCATACTTGGGAATCAAAAACAAGAGGTGAATACATCGGCAGGCTCTGAAGAATCAGACTTTGACCTTGAAGACTATTCTTTTGAAGAAGAGCTGGAAGAAGTTGAGGAGCTGGAACATGACCTGTCTGTAAATGAAGAAGTAGAGGAAATATCCAATGAAGAGTTTGAGCAATTAAAAAAGGACCTTTATTCGGCTTCTGCTATTAAGATGGATGATAAAGTTTTTAGCTTGTATTATGAGGAAATCAGTAAGGATATTGATAAATTCATTGGCAGGGAAATTGAATTTCAGGGATTTATATATAAAGAAGAAGGACTTGCTTCCAATCAGCTTGTCATTTCGAGGTTTTTGATTACGCATTGTGTGGCAGATGCAAGTATGATTGGCTTTCTTTCAGAAATGGAGGAAGCTCCGGAACTCTATGATAATATGTGGGTTAAAGTTAGCGGAGTCATAGATAAGGCATCCTATAATGGGACGGAGCTTCCTCTGATTAAAATTAAGGAATGGAAAGAAATTGAGGAGCCGTTTATTCCATATCTGTATCCCTTAACCATTAAAATCTTATAA
- a CDS encoding AMP-binding enzyme encodes MIRSGGENVYAAEIEDVLYRLEGVKEVSIIGVPDPKYIEAVCAVIVRKDGCILTEEEVINHCKKYLASYKKPRKVIFTEKLPRTPSGKVQKFMLREQYSS; translated from the coding sequence ATGATCCGAAGCGGTGGAGAAAATGTGTACGCTGCTGAAATTGAAGATGTCCTGTACCGGCTTGAGGGAGTGAAAGAAGTATCCATTATCGGTGTCCCTGATCCGAAATATATTGAAGCTGTTTGTGCAGTCATAGTCAGGAAGGATGGCTGTATTCTTACAGAAGAAGAGGTTATCAACCACTGCAAAAAGTATCTTGCGAGTTACAAAAAACCGAGGAAAGTCATCTTTACAGAGAAACTGCCCCGCACACCATCCGGTAAAGTTCAAAAGTTCATGCTCAGAGAACAATATAGCTCATGA
- a CDS encoding AMP-binding protein, which yields MDIGHFTRKMALDFNSENPMKVAIKEETGRKWTYDCLHRTSNSYANKLKELGVKKGERVGILLYNCLEYFALYFAAAKIGAIAVRLNFRLTSNEFEYALNDSGTKILCFHLKLTPQLEDIRKHVGVERYLCLADKDESKPAWAQGWDLLDGGAEDEINTDSIGLSDPLMLMYTSGTTGRPKGAIWTHETTYWFSVMQALKWNFNGKEIGMTTGPLYHVGAMEDIALPILMMGGTVVITGSKGFEINRILAVIEKESVTDCFLFPFMIYEMLNLSSLSDFRFTHLKTIYTGGDPLMPWAIEKLKVNFPHIGVVQVYGLTEGTPIAACLDPEDACKKGETVGRPLPLTEIQIIDQNRRPLPPGEIGEIVIKSPAVSAGYWRKPEATKETFTGGWCRTGDLGGLDEDGYLSIAGRKKI from the coding sequence TTGGATATTGGACATTTTACACGGAAGATGGCACTTGATTTCAATAGTGAAAACCCTATGAAAGTAGCAATAAAAGAAGAAACAGGCAGGAAATGGACATACGACTGTCTTCATCGGACTTCAAACTCCTATGCAAATAAGCTTAAGGAACTTGGCGTCAAAAAAGGCGAGCGTGTAGGTATACTGCTTTATAACTGTCTTGAATATTTCGCGCTGTATTTTGCAGCTGCGAAAATCGGGGCTATTGCTGTCCGTCTAAACTTCCGGCTGACCAGCAATGAATTTGAGTATGCCTTAAATGATTCTGGTACAAAAATACTATGTTTTCATTTAAAGCTAACTCCTCAGCTTGAAGACATCCGTAAACATGTAGGAGTGGAAAGATATCTTTGTCTAGCGGATAAGGATGAATCAAAGCCTGCATGGGCTCAAGGCTGGGATTTACTGGATGGGGGCGCCGAGGATGAAATCAATACAGATTCCATAGGATTAAGCGATCCCTTAATGCTAATGTATACGTCCGGGACTACCGGGAGACCGAAAGGAGCCATCTGGACACACGAAACGACTTATTGGTTTTCTGTCATGCAGGCGCTTAAATGGAATTTTAATGGCAAGGAAATTGGAATGACAACAGGACCGCTCTATCATGTGGGAGCGATGGAAGATATCGCGCTTCCTATTTTAATGATGGGCGGTACCGTAGTGATAACCGGCAGCAAAGGTTTTGAAATAAACAGGATCCTGGCAGTGATTGAAAAGGAATCAGTCACCGACTGTTTTCTCTTTCCGTTTATGATTTATGAAATGCTTAACCTGTCTTCATTATCCGATTTTAGATTTACACATTTAAAAACTATTTATACAGGCGGAGACCCTTTAATGCCTTGGGCTATTGAAAAATTAAAAGTGAATTTTCCTCATATCGGGGTGGTTCAGGTTTATGGACTTACAGAAGGTACGCCGATTGCGGCCTGTCTGGATCCAGAAGATGCCTGTAAAAAAGGCGAGACGGTAGGGAGGCCATTGCCATTGACTGAAATCCAGATTATTGATCAAAATAGAAGGCCTCTTCCTCCAGGGGAAATTGGAGAAATTGTGATCAAAAGCCCTGCAGTGTCAGCTGGCTATTGGCGAAAGCCGGAAGCCACCAAAGAGACATTTACAGGTGGATGGTGCAGAACAGGTGATTTAGGAGGGCTGGATGAGGATGGATATTTATCCATTGCTGGAAGGAAAAAGATATGA
- a CDS encoding DHA2 family efflux MFS transporter permease subunit, which yields MEQAINKKTDRPPYGILAVLMIGAFIAFLNNTLLNIALPSIMADLEIEAATVQWLTTGFMLVNGILIPATAFLIEKYTVRRLFIVAMGLFTIGTLVAGVAHAFPVLLAGRMLQASGSAIMMPLLMNVMLISFPVEKRGAAMGVFGLILMFAPAIGPTLSGWIIEHYDWRMLFHFLSPIAGVILVLGAVMLKDKKEKVNIRLDLFSLILSSVGFGGILYGFSSAGNKGWDSPHVYLTIAVGVISLVWFILKQSKSDRPMLNFGVYKYPMFALSSAISMTVNMALFSGMILIPIYVQTLRGISPLDAGLMMLPGAIVMAVMSPLTGKLFDKIGGRILAIIGLAITVGTTYAFSRLTLETTYTQLIILNSIRMFGMSMVMMPVSTNGLNQLPRRLYPHGTAMNNTLNQVAGAIGTALLVTVMSTRTETHAAEIAKEAMKGGAMANGGQMTEAAVAEMQQQVLMKAMLEGINDAFFVATFIAAAALVLAFFIQRAIPMEDSVEEPKQENMVPKLAKN from the coding sequence ATGGAACAAGCAATAAATAAAAAAACAGATCGACCGCCCTATGGGATTCTGGCTGTTTTAATGATTGGGGCATTTATTGCCTTTTTGAATAATACATTGTTAAATATTGCCTTGCCATCTATTATGGCAGATTTAGAAATTGAAGCGGCAACAGTGCAGTGGCTGACTACCGGCTTTATGCTGGTAAATGGTATTTTGATCCCGGCTACTGCCTTTTTAATTGAAAAATATACAGTCCGCAGGTTATTTATTGTGGCAATGGGGCTATTTACAATTGGTACGCTTGTAGCGGGTGTTGCTCATGCATTCCCGGTATTGCTGGCAGGCAGAATGCTGCAGGCATCAGGATCGGCAATCATGATGCCTTTGTTAATGAATGTTATGCTGATCAGCTTTCCGGTGGAAAAACGCGGAGCAGCCATGGGTGTATTTGGCCTGATCTTAATGTTTGCCCCTGCTATTGGGCCTACTCTTTCCGGATGGATTATTGAACATTATGATTGGAGAATGCTATTCCACTTCCTTTCACCAATTGCCGGTGTCATACTAGTGCTTGGTGCCGTCATGCTAAAAGACAAAAAGGAAAAAGTGAATATTCGTCTGGACCTGTTTTCCCTAATTCTATCAAGTGTAGGGTTTGGCGGAATACTTTATGGATTCAGTTCTGCAGGGAACAAAGGCTGGGATAGCCCTCATGTATATTTGACAATTGCTGTAGGTGTCATCAGCTTAGTATGGTTTATCCTAAAACAATCGAAATCTGATCGTCCAATGCTCAACTTTGGGGTATATAAGTACCCGATGTTTGCCTTGTCATCAGCCATCAGCATGACCGTAAATATGGCGCTGTTCTCCGGGATGATTCTGATTCCGATTTATGTTCAGACACTAAGGGGAATTTCACCGCTGGATGCAGGATTGATGATGCTTCCAGGTGCCATTGTTATGGCCGTGATGTCGCCATTAACAGGAAAGCTGTTCGATAAAATCGGCGGCCGGATACTGGCGATCATTGGGTTAGCCATTACAGTTGGAACTACTTATGCATTCAGCAGGCTGACTCTGGAAACAACTTATACACAGCTGATAATTCTGAACTCAATCAGGATGTTTGGGATGTCCATGGTCATGATGCCAGTTTCTACGAATGGCTTGAACCAGCTGCCAAGAAGACTTTATCCTCATGGAACAGCAATGAACAACACGCTGAACCAGGTGGCAGGAGCCATTGGTACAGCCTTATTGGTAACAGTTATGTCAACAAGGACAGAAACGCATGCTGCTGAAATCGCGAAAGAAGCGATGAAAGGCGGGGCTATGGCTAATGGCGGCCAAATGACTGAAGCCGCTGTGGCGGAAATGCAGCAGCAAGTTTTAATGAAAGCCATGCTCGAGGGAATCAACGATGCTTTCTTCGTAGCAACCTTCATCGCAGCAGCTGCACTGGTTCTGGCCTTCTTCATTCAACGTGCAATACCAATGGAAGACTCGGTTGAAGAGCCAAAGCAGGAGAATATGGTGCCTAAATTAGCAAAAAATTAG
- a CDS encoding methyl-accepting chemotaxis protein produces MRGYLLTGDSTYLSDYESSRKRMEHHINELNKLTANKEEKALAKELKVLHDRYQSIIDKEIKFKLEDNNAYMSLVETSDKQVSQDFNKKADELVKFYESQLDAGINETVSSVKSAQVITLIITIAAILAAMAIAYFISRMISRPINQAAATIDKVAGGDLSQSSIKVKNRDEIGAFILSLNKMVKDLRSVVSQVRSTSEQVASSSEELAASAEESSLASEQVAAISQKNALGTEQQLYRFREVSSSMEEIASGMQQISSSSELMLEAAEKTDFLTKKGTKSVENVVRQMNEINISVGDATQYIYTLESRSREISNIVELITTIAEQTNLLALNAAIEAARAGEHGRGFSVVADEVRKLAEGSKQSAVQIQQMIGLVQEETKQAVQAMEKGNDQVKEGLEDTMEASAAFAEIADSMGNVTYKVEEVSSSVEELTALTSQIIEVMTNVQDISEKNAAASQETSAATEEQLATMEEVSTSAGSLAKLAEELQEVVSRFKL; encoded by the coding sequence ATCCGAGGCTACCTCCTGACAGGCGACTCTACATATCTCAGTGACTATGAAAGTTCCCGCAAGAGAATGGAACATCATATTAATGAACTGAATAAATTAACCGCCAATAAAGAAGAAAAGGCGCTGGCGAAAGAGCTGAAAGTGCTCCATGATCGCTACCAGAGCATTATTGATAAGGAAATTAAGTTTAAGCTGGAAGATAATAATGCATACATGTCATTAGTTGAAACCTCTGATAAACAGGTCAGCCAGGATTTTAACAAAAAAGCGGATGAACTTGTAAAATTTTACGAATCCCAATTAGATGCCGGGATAAATGAAACAGTATCCAGCGTAAAATCCGCTCAGGTCATTACTTTAATCATTACGATTGCAGCCATTCTGGCTGCGATGGCGATCGCTTATTTTATAAGCAGAATGATTTCAAGGCCGATAAATCAGGCTGCAGCCACGATAGACAAGGTGGCTGGAGGAGATTTAAGCCAGAGCTCCATTAAAGTGAAAAACAGGGATGAAATAGGAGCGTTTATTTTATCTTTAAATAAGATGGTAAAAGACTTGAGATCTGTGGTCAGCCAGGTAAGAAGCACTTCAGAACAAGTTGCATCAAGCAGTGAGGAACTGGCTGCGAGTGCAGAGGAAAGTTCATTGGCTTCTGAACAGGTTGCTGCCATTTCACAAAAAAATGCCCTTGGCACTGAACAGCAGCTTTACCGTTTTAGAGAGGTATCTTCTTCAATGGAAGAGATTGCTTCCGGAATGCAGCAGATTTCGTCAAGCAGCGAGCTGATGCTTGAAGCAGCAGAAAAAACTGATTTCTTAACTAAAAAAGGCACTAAATCAGTCGAAAATGTTGTAAGGCAGATGAATGAAATAAATATTTCGGTAGGCGATGCCACACAGTATATTTATACGCTCGAATCCCGATCAAGAGAAATAAGCAATATTGTGGAACTGATCACCACTATCGCCGAGCAGACCAATTTGCTTGCACTCAATGCTGCCATTGAAGCTGCAAGGGCTGGTGAGCATGGCAGGGGCTTTTCGGTTGTCGCAGATGAAGTCCGCAAACTGGCAGAGGGTTCCAAACAATCTGCTGTTCAGATTCAGCAAATGATCGGACTTGTTCAGGAAGAAACAAAGCAGGCCGTTCAGGCAATGGAGAAAGGGAATGACCAGGTAAAAGAAGGCCTTGAAGACACGATGGAAGCAAGTGCTGCTTTTGCCGAAATCGCCGATTCAATGGGTAATGTAACATATAAAGTCGAGGAAGTTTCATCCTCAGTGGAGGAACTGACTGCCTTAACCAGCCAGATCATTGAAGTCATGACAAATGTGCAGGACATTTCAGAAAAAAATGCAGCAGCTTCACAGGAAACTTCTGCCGCAACAGAAGAACAGCTCGCGACAATGGAAGAAGTATCAACATCAGCAGGATCACTTGCAAAGCTTGCGGAAGAACTGCAGGAGGTTGTATCGAGATTTAAATTATAA
- a CDS encoding sodium/proline symporter yields the protein MLYDIGHRNYLSSCHTRYRVIIHETPKRHGHLLYRGRRFGPWLVALAVSSTTMSGYGFIGLTGLVYEHGYAIFMIGIFATAGIFVSFLILAKPMRRITQKFGALTIPDLLEIRYNSKTVRGITALAILGGAIGYQMAQYKALGNMLETVLGVDYKLALFIGVAILTVYVVGGGMISAVWTDFIQMIVMIVGALIVFIGGMKMVGGMSQMNAELTAINPDMVQAFHTTGPIGIFAFISYFFIYVIGHQGQPHVVTKFYMIRKISMLKWACIIAASTYAITALLWFVGLYTRVMVNRGEMAAPATPDMVAPMFIENFFPPVVAGIIFAAVMAAIMSTSEAFLLVASSSIVRDIYQQIIKKGEKLSEKKELALSRWFTLAIIAVTFLLSLNPPDLVGWLGNASWGIFSASLLPVLSIGLLWRRATKTAAICSSVLGFISSLGLYILKVKGIYVPALDTGAIAMIISTISLVGISLITKPASSPIFEDKPKGSAKTEDPAAANFS from the coding sequence ATGCTTTATGATATTGGCCATCGGAATTATTTATCTTCTTGTCATACTCGTTATCGGGTTATTATCCATGAGACACCAAAAAGACATGGACACCTTCTATACCGGGGGCGGAGATTTGGCCCGTGGCTGGTCGCTTTGGCTGTTTCTTCCACAACCATGTCAGGTTACGGTTTTATTGGACTGACCGGGCTGGTATATGAGCATGGCTATGCCATTTTTATGATCGGTATTTTTGCCACTGCCGGAATCTTTGTAAGCTTCTTGATATTGGCAAAGCCGATGAGGAGAATTACACAAAAATTTGGCGCACTGACCATTCCGGACTTATTGGAAATCCGCTATAACAGCAAAACTGTGCGGGGCATTACTGCACTTGCCATCCTTGGCGGAGCAATTGGCTATCAGATGGCTCAATATAAAGCATTGGGCAATATGCTTGAAACCGTATTAGGGGTTGATTATAAGCTTGCTTTATTTATAGGAGTGGCCATTTTAACGGTATATGTTGTCGGCGGAGGAATGATCAGTGCCGTCTGGACAGACTTTATTCAAATGATTGTCATGATTGTGGGCGCTTTAATTGTTTTTATAGGCGGAATGAAAATGGTTGGCGGCATGTCCCAAATGAATGCTGAGCTGACAGCTATTAATCCTGATATGGTTCAGGCCTTCCATACTACAGGCCCAATCGGAATTTTTGCTTTCATATCCTATTTCTTTATTTACGTAATCGGTCATCAGGGTCAGCCGCATGTTGTAACCAAATTCTATATGATCAGAAAAATTTCCATGCTAAAGTGGGCTTGTATTATTGCGGCTTCAACTTACGCGATAACAGCTTTATTGTGGTTTGTTGGCCTTTATACACGAGTAATGGTAAATCGCGGAGAAATGGCAGCACCGGCAACTCCTGATATGGTGGCGCCGATGTTTATCGAAAACTTTTTCCCGCCTGTTGTTGCAGGAATCATATTTGCTGCTGTCATGGCAGCGATCATGTCGACTAGCGAAGCATTTCTTCTAGTCGCGAGTTCATCGATTGTAAGGGACATCTACCAGCAGATCATTAAGAAAGGTGAAAAATTGTCTGAGAAAAAGGAATTGGCGCTATCCAGATGGTTCACTCTTGCGATTATAGCTGTCACATTCCTGCTTTCCCTAAATCCCCCTGATCTCGTTGGCTGGCTGGGCAATGCATCATGGGGTATCTTCTCAGCATCATTGCTGCCTGTATTAAGCATCGGCCTATTGTGGAGGCGTGCAACGAAGACAGCTGCTATTTGTTCATCTGTTTTAGGGTTCATCTCCAGCCTTGGTCTATACATTCTGAAAGTAAAAGGAATTTATGTTCCAGCACTTGATACAGGGGCGATTGCTATGATCATCTCGACCATATCATTAGTTGGTATCTCCCTTATCACAAAGCCTGCATCAAGTCCAATCTTTGAAGATAAGCCAAAAGGATCTGCCAAAACCGAAGATCCGGCAGCAGCTAACTTCTCATAA
- a CDS encoding SDR family oxidoreductase — protein sequence MMNQQNKTVIVTGVSSHKGIGAAICRKLAIRDFNIFFTYWDAEPHWEKVFSKEISENGVECKGLEADLSDVQSAEKVLESAALTVGKPMILVNNAAHSTRDGYLELDAKTLDAHYAVNMRALFLLCTEFAKRFPDWNLPYGRIINMTSGQELGPMPGELAYASTKAAITAFTRTLSTEIAHLGITVNAINPGPTDSTWMDEGIRNHLLPKFPAGRIGQPEDAANLAAFLASEESKWITGQVIHSEGGFIRG from the coding sequence CTGATGAATCAACAGAATAAGACCGTTATTGTTACAGGTGTCAGCAGCCATAAAGGCATAGGTGCTGCTATATGCCGAAAGCTGGCTATCCGAGATTTTAACATATTCTTTACTTATTGGGATGCCGAGCCCCATTGGGAAAAAGTATTCAGCAAGGAGATATCGGAAAACGGGGTTGAATGCAAAGGTCTTGAAGCAGACTTATCGGATGTTCAATCAGCAGAAAAGGTGCTTGAATCTGCTGCCTTGACAGTTGGAAAGCCGATGATACTTGTTAATAATGCAGCTCATTCAACAAGAGATGGATATCTGGAGCTTGATGCAAAAACACTGGACGCACACTATGCGGTTAATATGAGAGCCCTATTTCTTCTCTGCACTGAATTCGCCAAAAGATTTCCGGATTGGAATTTACCTTACGGTCGAATCATTAATATGACTTCCGGACAAGAGCTGGGTCCAATGCCCGGTGAATTGGCTTATGCTTCTACTAAAGCAGCCATCACGGCATTTACCAGAACTCTGTCAACAGAAATTGCTCATTTAGGAATAACCGTCAATGCGATTAACCCTGGTCCAACAGACTCTACATGGATGGATGAAGGCATAAGAAATCACCTATTGCCTAAATTTCCAGCCGGCAGAATCGGCCAGCCTGAAGACGCAGCCAATCTTGCAGCATTTCTGGCAAGTGAAGAGTCAAAGTGGATAACAGGGCAGGTGATCCATTCCGAGGGAGGGTTCATTCGCGGTTAA
- a CDS encoding enoyl-CoA hydratase, with protein sequence MEKTKAVSWSVQSNIAIIKIANPPLNVLSAEVIELLSHTADKIESDSNIKAVIITGAGERAFVAGGDIKGFPDWMGKGIEFAKEKSLWLQEPLNKLERLPQPTIAAINGFALGGGCELALSCDIRIGEEHIKIGLPEIKLGLFPGAGGTQRLSRLVGKSKAKELIFIGEPISAQEAWRIGLINRIAPKGKSLEMALDLAESISAHSLPALTFAKRSIDKGYEQKLEIALITEAEYFGQVFQTEDVKEGVGAFIQKRDPKFTDQ encoded by the coding sequence TTGGAAAAGACAAAAGCTGTTTCCTGGTCAGTTCAAAGTAATATTGCCATTATTAAGATTGCTAATCCGCCATTAAATGTTCTGAGTGCCGAAGTAATTGAGTTATTGTCACATACAGCAGATAAGATTGAAAGCGATTCCAATATTAAGGCTGTAATCATAACAGGGGCTGGAGAAAGGGCTTTTGTCGCCGGAGGCGACATAAAAGGCTTTCCGGATTGGATGGGAAAAGGAATTGAATTCGCAAAAGAAAAGTCTCTTTGGCTGCAGGAACCCTTAAATAAACTTGAAAGGCTGCCTCAGCCAACGATTGCTGCCATCAATGGGTTTGCTTTGGGTGGCGGTTGTGAATTGGCTTTAAGCTGTGACATCCGGATAGGAGAGGAGCACATAAAAATTGGGCTGCCCGAAATAAAGCTTGGCTTATTTCCAGGTGCGGGAGGAACTCAGCGGCTTTCACGTCTTGTTGGTAAATCAAAAGCCAAAGAGCTGATCTTCATTGGTGAGCCGATATCTGCACAGGAGGCCTGGAGGATAGGGTTAATTAACCGTATTGCCCCAAAAGGAAAGTCGCTTGAAATGGCTCTGGATCTTGCTGAGTCAATCAGTGCACATTCTTTGCCAGCACTTACTTTTGCCAAACGATCGATCGATAAAGGTTATGAGCAAAAACTTGAGATTGCACTAATCACCGAGGCTGAATATTTTGGACAGGTATTTCAAACTGAAGATGTAAAAGAAGGTGTCGGTGCTTTTATTCAAAAAAGGGATCCTAAATTTACTGATCAGTAG
- a CDS encoding permease — protein sequence MNRVFRSHIIDITGIILIAILVYLISFSSGLGLSFDIPPSLLNLNVIFISILIEALPFVLIGVLIAGFIQIFITEDHIKRWIPKNRTAAVVMSCVAGALFPACECGIVPIIRRLMSKGVPVYAAIGFMLTGPLINPIVIASTYMAFGNDFEMAGLRMGLGFLIAIIVAFSVSIFFKSGQLKNNLHLPHSSEYNRSFLDRIWSMLTHSIDEFFDMAKYLIIGALLASIVQVYMPAKTFLQNADNPVVSLLIMMGFAYVLSLCSEADAFIGASFSSIFPKSSVLGFLIFGPMIDFKNTIMMLSVFRMKFVLGVLALTASVVFFTLVLVQNFI from the coding sequence ATGAATCGAGTTTTTCGCAGCCATATCATTGATATAACGGGCATAATTTTGATAGCCATTCTGGTATATTTAATATCTTTCAGCTCTGGCTTAGGTTTATCTTTTGATATTCCCCCTTCTCTGTTAAATTTGAATGTTATCTTTATCAGCATCTTAATAGAAGCGTTGCCTTTTGTCCTGATAGGTGTGCTGATTGCAGGGTTTATCCAAATTTTCATTACAGAAGACCATATAAAAAGGTGGATACCGAAAAATAGAACGGCTGCTGTTGTTATGAGCTGTGTGGCGGGCGCCCTTTTTCCAGCGTGTGAATGCGGAATTGTCCCCATTATCCGCCGTCTTATGTCCAAGGGTGTTCCAGTATATGCAGCGATTGGTTTTATGCTGACTGGGCCCTTGATTAATCCCATCGTCATTGCTTCTACATACATGGCTTTTGGAAACGATTTTGAAATGGCGGGCTTAAGAATGGGACTTGGATTCCTAATTGCTATAATAGTCGCCTTTAGTGTGAGCATCTTCTTTAAGTCCGGGCAATTGAAAAATAATCTTCATTTACCCCACAGCAGCGAATACAATCGTTCTTTCCTGGACCGGATTTGGTCGATGCTGACTCATTCAATCGATGAATTTTTTGACATGGCCAAATATTTAATAATTGGTGCTTTATTAGCTTCCATTGTACAAGTCTATATGCCAGCAAAAACATTTCTGCAAAATGCTGATAATCCGGTTGTATCCTTGCTGATCATGATGGGCTTTGCTTATGTGTTGTCACTATGCTCCGAGGCAGACGCTTTTATTGGTGCGTCATTCAGCAGCATATTTCCTAAGTCTTCCGTACTGGGGTTCCTGATCTTTGGTCCAATGATCGATTTTAAAAATACAATCATGATGCTTAGTGTGTTTCGGATGAAGTTTGTTCTTGGGGTATTAGCGCTGACCGCTTCCGTTGTCTTTTTCACGCTGGTTCTTGTACAGAATTTCATTTAG